The Elephas maximus indicus isolate mEleMax1 chromosome 19, mEleMax1 primary haplotype, whole genome shotgun sequence genome contains a region encoding:
- the ARHGEF15 gene encoding rho guanine nucleotide exchange factor 15 codes for MSAQSLPAATPPTQKPPRIIRLRPPSRPRGGAQTPGLPHNGSSPQEPTPTSNDAPTPMCTPIFWEPPATSLKPRALLPPSASRASLDSPTSPGSSSSTPSPVSQRSISPELVPQSPVPPPKPSRSPCTPLLLLPAAQALAPDGSTSDGSTSGPGTGTVRRLAGKFEWGAEGRAQAADALEKGPQSGTDVNREREAPQGILAGSGSQENGAVDAPLACPPGCPCVCHVARPGLELRWVPVRGCEDGPRVPSRVSPLRTSRSRPNPPNSSHPPVVLTSYRSTAERKLLPPLKPPKPAWVRQDAAIPGDSPQPDLGLPSEDGIQTGDSPDEAPRNDSPATMEGREEEGLEGLKEQNWELPLQHEPLYQTYRAAVLSEELWGVGEDGGPFPTNPGEAPTLARPPGPRNTLWQELPAVQASGLLETLSPQERRMQESLFEVVTSEASYLRSLQLLTDTFVLSQALRDTLTPRDHHTLFSNVQRVQGVSERFLGTLLSRVRASPHISDLCDVVHSHAVGPFSVYVDYVRNQQYQEETYSRLMDTNMRFSAELRRLQSLPKCERLPLPSFLLLPFQRITRLRMLLQNILHQTEEGSSRQENAQKALSAVSKIIERCSAEVGRMKQTEELIRLTQRLRFHKVKALPLVSWSRRLELQGELTELGCRRGGVLFPSRPRFTPLCLLLFSDLLLITQPKSGQRLQVLDYAHRSLVQAQQVPDPSGPPTFRLSLLSNHQGRPTHRLLQASSLSDMQRWLGAFPTPGPLPCSPDTIYEDCECSQELCSEPSTPSKTEGRSLVSRDPPKHLHKSPEGWLKGVPGVFPPQLVCEVTGEHERRKHLRQHQRLLESVGSSSGPSSAPPP; via the exons ATGTCCGCCCAGTCCCTTCCTGCAGCGACACCCCCAACTCAGAAACCTCCTCGGATCATCCGCCTCCGCCCTCCTTCTCGCCCCCGGGGGGGTGCCcagacaccagggctcccccacaaTGGCTCCTCCCCACAAGAACCTACCCCCACCTCCAATGATGCACCAACTCCGATGTGCACCCCCATCTTCTGGGAGCCCCCAGCCACGTCCCTCAAGCCCCGTGCTCTTCTGCCCCCCTCAGCTTCTAGAGCCAGCCTTGACTCCCCAACCTCCCCAGGCTCATCTTCTAGTACCCCCAGTCCTGTGTCCCAGCGCTCCATCTCCCCAGAGCTTGTTCCCCAGTCTCCGGTCCCCCCACCCAAGCCCTCCAGGTCACCCTGCACACCTCTGCTCCTGCTTCCTGCCGCCCAGGCCCTGGCCCCGGATGGCTCCACTTCGGATGGCTCCACCTCGGGCCCCGGCACTGGCACTGTGCGGAGGCTGGCTGGCAAGTTTGAGTGGGGGGCTGAAGGCAGGGCTCAGGCTGCCGATGCCCTGGAAAAGGGTCCCCAAAGTGGAACGGATGTGAACCGGGAGAGAGAGGCTCCCCAGGGCATCCTTGCTGGGAGTGGGTCCCAGGAGAACGGCGCTGTGG ATGCTCCCCTGGCCTGTCCTCCCGGCTGCCCCTGTGTCTGTCATGTAGCCCGGCCTGGCCTGGAGCTCCGATGGGTGCCTGTGCGGGGCTGTGAGGATGGCCCCAGGGTCCCCAGCCGGGTCTCCCCACTGCGAACCTCCCGTTCCCGCCCCAACCCTCCAAACAGCAGCCACCCCCCAGTTGTCCTCACGTCCTACCGCTCCACTGCTGAGCGTAAACTCCTGCCACCCCTCAAGCCCCCCAAgccggcttgggtcaggcaggaTGCCGCCATCCCTGGGGACTCGCCACAGCCAGACCTGGGTCTGCCCTCCGAAGATGGAATCCAAACAG GGGACAGTCCTGATGAAGCTCCTCGCAACGATTCTCCAGCAACCATGGAGGGCAG GGAAGAGGAGGGGCTGGAGGGGCTGAAGGAGCAGAACTGGGAGCTGCCCCTGCAGCATG AACCCTTGTACCAGACCTATCGAGCGGCTGTGCTCTCAGAGGAGCTCTGGGGGGTTGGTGAGGATGGGGGTCCCTTTCCAACAAACCCTGGAGAGGCTCCAACTTTAGCACGGCCTCCCGGACCTCGAAACACACTGTGGCAGGAGCTTCCGGCTGTTCAGGCCAGCGGCCTCCTGGAGACCCTCAGCCCCCAGGAGAGGCGCATGCAGGAG AGCCTGTTTGAGGTGGTGACGTCTGAGGCTTCCTACCTGCGCTCTCTGCAGCTGCTGACTGACACCTTTGTGCTCAGCCAGGCACTCCGGGACACGCTAACCCCCCGGGATCATCACACCCTCTTCTCCAATGTGCAGCGAGTCCAAGGAGTCAGTGAGCG GTTTCTAGGAACGTTACTGTCCCGTGTGCGCGCCTCTCCTCACATCAGTGACCTGTGTGATGTGGTGCACTCCCATGCCGTGGGTCCTTTCTCAGTGTACGTGGATTACGTGCGGAACCAGCAGTATCAGGAGGAGACCTACAGCCGTCTCAT GGACACGAACATGCGCTTCTCTGCAGAGCTGCGGCGGCTGCAGAGCCTCCCCAAGTGTGAGCGACTCCCGCTGCCCTCCTTCCTGTTGCTGCCCTTTCAGCGTATCACCCGGCTCCGCATGTTGCTGCAG AATATCCTGCACCAAACAGAGGAGGGGTCCAGCCGCCAGGAGAATGCCCAGAAGGCCCTGAGTGCTGTCAGCAAG ATCATTGAGCGTTGCAGCGCTGAGGTGGGGCGCATGAAGCAGACTGAGGAGCTGATCCGGCTCACCCAAAGGCTGCGCTTCCATAAAGTCAAG GCCCTGCCCTTGGTCTCCTGGTCGAGGCGCCTGGAGCTGCAGGGGGAGCTGACGGAGCTGGGGTGCCGGAGGGGTGGTGTGCTCTTCCCTTCGCGTCCCCGCTTCACCCCCCTCTGCCTGCTGCTCTTCAGTGACCTGCTGCTCATCACTCAGCCCAAGAG TGGACAGCGGCTGCAGGTTCTGGACTATGCTCATCGCTCCCTGGTCCAGGCCCAGCAGGTTCCGGACCCATCTGGACCCCCTACATTCCGCCTCTCCCTTCTCAGCAACCACCAGGGCCGCCCCACCCACCGACTACTCCAAGCTTCATCCCT GTCAGACATGCAGCGCTGGCTGGGAGCATTTCCTACCCCAGGCCCCCTTCCCTGCTCCCCAGACACCATCTATGAGGACTGTG AATGTTCCCAGGAACTGTGTTCAGAGCCTTCTACACCATCCAAGACTGAGGGACGGAGTCTGGTGTCCAGGGATCCCCCTAAGCACCTGCATAAGAGCCCTGAAG GCTGGCTGAAGGGGGTCCCTGGGGTCTTCCCCCCCCAGTTGGTGTGTGAAGTCACAGGAGAACATGAACGGAGGAAGCACCTTCGACAGCACCAGAGGCTTCTTGAGTCTGTTGGGTCCTCTTCTGGCCCCTCCAGTGCCCCCCCACCCTAA